In Bubalus kerabau isolate K-KA32 ecotype Philippines breed swamp buffalo chromosome 4, PCC_UOA_SB_1v2, whole genome shotgun sequence, one DNA window encodes the following:
- the METRNL gene encoding meteorin-like protein → MRGATRAAGGRAGQLWPRPPAPGPGPPPLLLLLAVLLGGAGAQYSSDLCSWKGSGLTHEAHRKEVEQVYLRCSAGTVEWMYPTGALIVNLRPNTFSPSRNLTLCIKPLRGSSGANIYLEKTGELKLLVRDGDLGPGQAPCFGFEQGGLFVEATPQQDISRRTTGFQYELTSRRTGPDLHALAAPCRPCSHTEVLLAVCTSDFVVRGSIQKVTHEPERQESAIHLNVSRLYRQKSRVFRPAPEGEGNGWRGRVSTLLECGVRPGHGEFLFTGHMHFGEAWLGCAPRFKDFQRMYRDAEERGLNPCEMGTE, encoded by the exons ATGCGGGGCGCGACGCGGGCGGCTGGGGGGCGCGCGGGGCAGCTGTGGCCGAggccccccgccccgggccctggaccgccgccgctgctgctgctgctggccgtGCTACTGGGCGGCGCGGGCGCGCAGTACTCGAGCGACCTGTGCAGCTGGAAGGGGAG CGGGCTGACACACGAGGCCCACAGGAAGGAGGTGGAGCAAGTTTACCTGCGCTGCTCTGCGGGCACCGTCGAGTGGATGTACCCGACTGGGGCGCTCATCGTGAACCTACGGCCCAACACCTTCTCGCCCTCCCGGAACCTGACTCTGTGCATCAAGCCCCTTAGGGGCTCCTCGGGGGCCAATATTTATTTGGAAAAGACTGGAGAACTGAAACTGCTGGTGCGGGACGGGGACCTCGGGCCCGGCCAGGCGCCGTGCTTCGGCTTCGAGCAGGGGGGCCTGTTCGTGGAGGCGACGCCACAGCAAGACATCAGCAGGAGGACTACGGGCTTCCAGTATGAGCTGACCAGCAGGCGCACGGGGCCGGACCTGCACGCCCTGGCGG CCCCATGCCGCCCTTGCAGCCACACAGAGGTTCTCTTGGCCGTCTGCACCAGCGACTTTG TCGTCCGAGGCTCCATCCAGAAAGTCACCCACGAGCCGGAGCGGCAGGAGTCGGCCATCCACCTGAACGTGAGCCGGCTCTACCGGCAGAAGAGCAGGGTGTTCCGGCCGGCCCCTGAGGGCGAGGGCAACGGCTGGCGGGGGCGCGTCTCCACGCTACTGGAGTGCGGCGTCCGGCCGGGGCATGGCGAGTTTCTCTTCACCGGCCACATGCACTTTGGGGAGGCCTGGCTTGGCTGCGCCCCACGCTTCAAGGATTTCCAAAGGATGTACAGGGACGCTGAGGAGAGGGGGCTGAACCCCTGCGAGATGGGCACGGAGTGA